From Streptomyces sp. NBC_00237, a single genomic window includes:
- a CDS encoding HK97 family phage prohead protease: protein MPTLHPAARDLERSAPFLLQRAEGDAEGDDGRTLSGYAAMFGEATEIDSWEGRFTETIRKGAFRKTIRESTPVMQFDHGRHPLIGSLPIGSISDLREDDAGLYVEARVTDNWLMQPVRDAIAEGSVNGMSFRFEVVREEWRDAAGKVVKPDQVMELLYMPGDRGPLQRELIEIRCRELGPVVFPAYAGTSVSVRARDMADGLAADDAMARRIRHSLARDAGAPSVPEDPELRREVATALLYQQPGRPTRGEHLVVVDIPADPEPMARALAGAVRSLQRKTDGAPLADEHPPAPAVPDAPPADGHPSPSPRTARMRPQLAEIGALMDGVLASIDTPKETG, encoded by the coding sequence ATGCCCACCCTGCACCCTGCGGCGCGCGACCTGGAAAGGTCCGCGCCGTTCCTGCTCCAGCGCGCCGAGGGCGACGCGGAGGGCGACGACGGCCGCACCCTGTCCGGGTACGCGGCGATGTTCGGCGAGGCCACCGAGATCGATAGCTGGGAGGGCCGGTTCACCGAGACGATCCGCAAGGGCGCGTTCCGCAAGACGATCCGCGAGAGCACCCCGGTCATGCAGTTCGATCACGGTCGGCACCCGCTGATCGGGTCCCTGCCCATCGGGTCCATCTCCGACCTCCGCGAGGACGATGCGGGCCTGTACGTCGAGGCCCGGGTGACTGACAACTGGCTGATGCAGCCCGTCCGCGACGCCATCGCCGAGGGCTCCGTGAACGGGATGAGCTTCCGGTTCGAGGTCGTGCGCGAGGAATGGCGCGACGCGGCCGGGAAGGTCGTCAAGCCTGATCAGGTCATGGAGTTGCTCTACATGCCCGGCGACCGGGGCCCTCTCCAGCGCGAGCTGATCGAGATCCGGTGCCGCGAGCTGGGGCCCGTCGTCTTCCCGGCCTACGCGGGGACGAGTGTCTCCGTACGGGCCCGGGACATGGCCGACGGGCTCGCCGCGGACGACGCGATGGCACGGCGTATCCGCCACTCCCTGGCACGCGACGCTGGGGCGCCGTCGGTCCCCGAGGACCCTGAACTCCGCCGTGAGGTGGCGACCGCGCTGCTCTACCAGCAGCCTGGCCGGCCCACCCGGGGTGAACACCTCGTCGTGGTCGACATCCCCGCCGACCCGGAGCCGATGGCCCGGGCCCTCGCGGGCGCAGTCCGTTCCCTCCAGCGCAAGACCGATGGCGCGCCGCTCGCTGATGAGCACCCGCCAGCCCCCGCAGTACCTGACGCGCCGCCCGCCGATGGGCACCCGTCGCCTTCCCCTCGTACAGCACGCATGCGCCCGCAGCTCGCCGAGATCGGCGCGCTGATGGACGGCGTTCTGGCGTCCATCGACACCCCGAAGGAGACAGGCTGA
- a CDS encoding phage portal protein, whose protein sequence is MTNLWRSTRARTENRSISTIDDYAQALQESLGYGGVSALGITQTQPGQSAEKAPGDLPGYARLFATNPVIWACMVARQSVFSAPRFQWQRLNNGAPSEMFGTPDLRLLERPWQGGTTQDLLARVIQDADLTGNSYWTRDGDDLVRMRPDWVQIVLERRRVRGGDLGWRRLGYLYQEPGGAPVALLADEVAHFAPTPDPLATYRGMSWLTPVIREAQNDDLMAGHKRRYFENAATPNLVVRLAREVSPEAFAKFKAKMDSEHRGVENAYKTLYLGGGADVTVAGSDFKQMDFSSVQGAGETRIAAAAGVPPVIVGFSEGLAAATYSNYGQARRRFADGTIHPLWQNAAGSFAHLLPTPSSAPGAGPSTAVRLWYDARDVPFLREDRKDAAEIQGLQSRTIRALVDAGYTPESVQRAVGAEDWGLLEHTGLFSVQLQAPGTGPPGQSTPPSDEEGA, encoded by the coding sequence ATGACGAACCTGTGGAGGAGCACCCGGGCCCGCACCGAGAACCGGTCCATCAGCACCATCGACGACTACGCGCAGGCCCTCCAGGAGTCCCTGGGGTACGGCGGGGTCTCGGCGCTAGGGATCACCCAGACGCAGCCCGGGCAGTCCGCGGAAAAGGCCCCTGGTGACCTCCCGGGATACGCGAGGCTGTTCGCCACGAACCCCGTCATCTGGGCGTGCATGGTGGCCCGGCAGTCGGTGTTCTCCGCGCCCCGGTTCCAGTGGCAGCGCCTCAACAACGGCGCTCCCAGCGAGATGTTCGGGACGCCGGACCTGCGACTCCTGGAACGCCCCTGGCAGGGCGGCACCACCCAAGACCTGCTGGCCCGGGTGATCCAGGACGCGGACCTCACCGGCAACTCGTACTGGACTCGCGACGGAGACGACCTCGTACGGATGCGCCCGGACTGGGTGCAGATCGTGCTGGAACGGCGCCGGGTGCGCGGGGGTGACCTCGGGTGGCGGCGGCTCGGCTACCTCTACCAGGAGCCCGGCGGGGCCCCGGTCGCGCTGCTCGCCGACGAGGTGGCGCACTTCGCGCCGACCCCGGACCCGCTAGCCACGTACCGGGGGATGTCCTGGCTGACTCCGGTGATCCGCGAAGCGCAGAACGACGACCTGATGGCAGGCCACAAGCGCCGGTACTTCGAGAACGCGGCGACGCCGAACCTGGTCGTACGGCTGGCTCGGGAGGTCAGCCCTGAGGCATTCGCCAAGTTCAAGGCCAAGATGGACAGCGAGCACCGCGGCGTGGAGAACGCCTACAAGACTCTGTACTTGGGCGGCGGCGCGGACGTGACTGTCGCTGGATCTGACTTCAAGCAGATGGACTTCAGCTCAGTGCAGGGCGCCGGGGAGACCCGCATCGCTGCGGCGGCCGGGGTGCCCCCGGTGATCGTGGGATTCAGCGAGGGCCTGGCTGCGGCCACGTACTCCAACTACGGGCAAGCCAGGCGCCGATTCGCGGACGGCACGATCCATCCGCTGTGGCAGAACGCGGCTGGGTCCTTCGCTCACCTGCTGCCCACTCCCAGCTCCGCACCGGGTGCTGGGCCGTCGACGGCGGTGCGGCTTTGGTACGACGCGCGCGACGTGCCGTTCCTGCGGGAGGACCGCAAGGACGCGGCCGAGATCCAGGGACTCCAGTCCCGGACGATCCGCGCCCTCGTCGATGCCGGGTACACCCCGGAGTCCGTGCAGCGCGCCGTGGGCGCCGAGGACTGGGGGCTCCTGGAGCACACCGGGTTGTTCTCGGTGCAGCTCCAGGCGCCCGGTACGGGTCCGCCAGGCCAGTCGACACCACCATCTGATGAGGAGGGGGCCTGA
- a CDS encoding terminase, whose translation MTSLLDGPPAVAPDLPYGVQEPRLTTVPPFVSSSGQEAIELAAVAGLELDPWQQHVLHVGLGERADGTWSAFETCVNVPRQNGKGAIIEARELAGLFLLGEKLIIHSAHEFKTAIVGFKRIEQLIMNCDDLRKRVARVRRTTGEEAIELLTGQTLRFLARSSGSGRGFTGHCNILDEAMHLGDEGMGALMPTMAAVKNPQVFYLGSAGIGRLSMQLARLRARALAAVESGVPDPSLAYLEWSIDPHVRECRVDCTEHDDPAAPESVARANPALGYRLSMEHTERERLTMGPDIYARERLGVGDYPSDGGDTWSVISEDAWRALTDGQSKPSDPVAFSLDMTPERSHASICVAGQSGEAIHVEVVENRPGTDWVIARAVELTKKWRPRCWVIDGGGPAGSLIKPLVDALTPEEQADLPEDERTPLAPVVQPKVREIAQGCGQFYDAVVSGALVHIDQAPLATALAGARKRDLGDAWAWARRSEGIDISPLVAATFAAWGLTVEVEEPEEEVEPWAAYG comes from the coding sequence ATGACCTCACTGCTCGACGGGCCGCCCGCCGTGGCGCCTGACCTGCCGTACGGAGTCCAAGAGCCCCGCCTCACCACGGTGCCCCCGTTCGTCAGCTCGTCCGGGCAAGAAGCGATCGAACTCGCTGCGGTCGCCGGGCTGGAGCTGGACCCCTGGCAACAGCACGTGCTGCATGTGGGCCTCGGCGAGCGCGCCGACGGGACCTGGTCCGCCTTCGAGACCTGCGTCAACGTCCCCCGGCAGAACGGCAAAGGCGCGATCATCGAGGCCCGGGAACTTGCGGGCCTGTTCCTCCTCGGCGAGAAGCTGATCATCCACTCAGCGCACGAGTTCAAGACGGCGATCGTCGGGTTCAAGCGCATCGAGCAGCTCATCATGAACTGCGATGACCTGCGCAAACGCGTCGCCCGAGTGCGGCGGACAACCGGCGAGGAGGCCATCGAACTGCTCACCGGGCAGACGCTCCGGTTCCTCGCCCGAAGCTCAGGTTCGGGCCGCGGGTTCACGGGTCACTGCAACATCCTCGACGAGGCAATGCACCTCGGCGACGAGGGCATGGGCGCCCTGATGCCGACCATGGCGGCCGTGAAGAACCCGCAGGTGTTCTACCTCGGTTCGGCCGGGATCGGCAGGCTGTCGATGCAGCTCGCCCGTCTCCGGGCCCGCGCCTTGGCCGCGGTCGAGTCCGGGGTGCCGGACCCTTCGCTGGCGTACCTGGAGTGGAGCATCGACCCGCACGTCCGCGAGTGCCGGGTGGACTGCACCGAGCACGACGACCCTGCCGCCCCAGAGTCGGTGGCGCGCGCCAACCCGGCGTTGGGCTACCGGCTGAGCATGGAGCACACGGAGCGAGAGCGGCTCACCATGGGGCCGGATATCTACGCGCGCGAGCGTCTCGGTGTGGGTGACTACCCGAGCGACGGCGGCGACACGTGGTCGGTCATCAGCGAGGACGCGTGGCGGGCCCTGACGGACGGACAGTCCAAACCGAGCGACCCGGTGGCGTTCTCCCTCGACATGACGCCGGAGCGCTCCCACGCATCGATCTGCGTCGCAGGTCAGAGCGGTGAGGCCATACATGTTGAGGTGGTCGAAAACCGGCCCGGGACGGACTGGGTGATCGCCCGCGCGGTGGAGCTGACGAAGAAGTGGCGGCCCCGCTGCTGGGTCATCGACGGGGGCGGCCCCGCCGGATCACTCATCAAACCGTTGGTGGACGCGCTGACGCCCGAGGAGCAGGCAGACCTGCCGGAAGACGAGCGGACGCCACTGGCCCCGGTGGTGCAGCCGAAAGTCCGCGAGATCGCGCAGGGCTGCGGACAGTTCTACGACGCGGTGGTGTCCGGGGCCTTGGTGCACATCGATCAGGCTCCGCTGGCGACCGCGTTGGCCGGAGCCCGGAAGCGGGACCTGGGTGACGCGTGGGCGTGGGCGCGGCGCAGCGAGGGCATCGACATCAGCCCGTTGGTCGCGGCCACGTTCGCCGCGTGGGGGCTGACCGTCGAGGTCGAGGAACCGGAGGAGGAGGTGGAGCCGTGGGCCGCGTACGGGTAA